Genomic segment of Polycladomyces abyssicola:
GGCCGTCCGGAAAAGCACCGGGTCACCCTTCGCACGTTGGGTCTTCGTAAACGGGAACAAACCGTGGTTCACAGTGACAATCCGGCCATTCGCGGGATGGTCAATCAAGTCAAGCACCTGGTGGAAGTAAAGGAAATCGACGAGTAATCGACGAGCACACGACGAAGAGGAGGTGCGAGTGATGAAGCTCCATGAGCTGCAACCTGCTCCGGGTTCCCGGAAACCGAAAAAGCGGGTGGGCCGCGGAATTGCCGCCGGACAAGGTAAAACGGCGGGCCGGGGCACCAAAAAGCGCGTTCGGGCGGCGGTGTTCGTCCGGGATTTGAGGGGGGACAAAACCCCATTTACCGTCGTTTGCCTAAACGCGGTTTTACCAACCCCAACCGGAAAGAGTACGCGGTGGTTAACCTCAGCACGTTGAATCGTTTCGAGGAAGGCACGGTTGTAACGCCGGAGTTGCTGATGGAAACCGGGATTGTGAAGAAATTGCAAGACGGCTTGAAAGTGCTGGGCGACGGTGAGCTGAAAGTGAAGCTGACGGTGAAAGCCCACAAATTCTCCCGCACTGCCGTGGAGAAAATCGAAGCCGCCGGTGGAGCGACGGAGGTGCTCTGATGTTTCAGACCCTGGGCAACATTTTCAAAGTGGAAGACCTGCGCCGTCGTATCTTATTCACCTTGTTGATGCTGGTCGTCTTCCGGATCGGTAGCTTCATCCCGGTCCCCAACACCAATGAGGAAGCCTTGAAGGTGCTGGAATCGGGAGCGTTCAACTTGCTGAACACCTTTTCCGGTGGTGCTTTGCGCCAATTCTCCATCTTTGCGATGGGTATCATGCCGTATATCACGGCATCGATCATCGTCCAATTATTGACCATGGACGTCATTCCGAAGTTTGCGCAGTGGGCTAAGGAAGGAGAAGTGGGTCGCCGCAAATTGGCGCAAGTCACCCGCTATCTCACCATTGTGCTGGCCTTGATCCAGTCCGTCGGTTTGGCGATCGGTTTTGACCGTGTTGCTAGTAGGGCCTTACCGGGAGTGGATTTCATCACAGACAAGAGCTTTGCCTCTTATGCGCTGATCTCGCTGACGCTTACCGCAGGAACGGCCTTTTTGATGTGGCTAGGCGAGCAGATCACGGAAAAGGGAATCGGAAACGGCATTTCCATTCTGATCTTTGCCGGGATTGTGGCGGGGATTCCCAGCGCGATCGCGCAGATTTACGAGTCCCAATTCGCAAATGCCGGTGATCAGATCTTCCTCGTGATCGTGAAGCTGGTCATCATCGTGGCCGTGCTGGTGTTGATCGTGGCCGGTGTGATCTACATCCAACAAGGTGTTCGCAAGATACCGGTACAATACGCCAAACGGGTAGTAGGCCGGAAAATGTTCGGGGGTCAATCCACCCACATTCCGATGCGGGTCAATGCGGCAGGCGTAATTCCGGTAATCTTTGCCCTGTCGTTGCTGACGTTCCCGACCACCATCGCTCAGTTCTGGCCGAACAATCCGGTGGCTGTGTGGATCTACACCAACCTGATCTATACCGCACCGTTGGGGATGACCCTGTACGTGTTGTTGATCATCGGATTTACCTATTTCTACACGTTCGTGCAGATCAATCCGGTGCAGTTGGCGGACCAGATGAAAAAGAACGGCGGCTACATCCCAGGGATTCGACCAGGCAAAAACACATCTGTCTATCTGACCAGGGTCATGAATCGCCTCACCTTGGCCGGGGCGCTGTTCCTTGCTGCGGTTTCGATTCTGC
This window contains:
- the secY gene encoding preprotein translocase subunit SecY, with product MFQTLGNIFKVEDLRRRILFTLLMLVVFRIGSFIPVPNTNEEALKVLESGAFNLLNTFSGGALRQFSIFAMGIMPYITASIIVQLLTMDVIPKFAQWAKEGEVGRRKLAQVTRYLTIVLALIQSVGLAIGFDRVASRALPGVDFITDKSFASYALISLTLTAGTAFLMWLGEQITEKGIGNGISILIFAGIVAGIPSAIAQIYESQFANAGDQIFLVIVKLVIIVAVLVLIVAGVIYIQQGVRKIPVQYAKRVVGRKMFGGQSTHIPMRVNAAGVIPVIFALSLLTFPTTIAQFWPNNPVAVWIYTNLIYTAPLGMTLYVLLIIGFTYFYTFVQINPVQLADQMKKNGGYIPGIRPGKNTSVYLTRVMNRLTLAGALFLAAVSILPVFFSSVAKLPNTVQIGGTSLLIVIGVALETMKTIESQLIKRHYKGFIK
- the rpmD gene encoding 50S ribosomal protein L30, yielding MAKKLAITLKRSMIGRPEKHRVTLRTLGLRKREQTVVHSDNPAIRGMVNQVKHLVEVKEIDE